A stretch of DNA from Cyanobacteria bacterium FACHB-DQ100:
GGAATTGTTTTAGCCTTTATCGCGAATGTACCACGGATTATGTTGTTAGCCATGTCCGAAGCTTACTGGGGAAAATCTGCGTTTGAATTTTGGCATGGTTCTTGGGGGGGGCAGATCTTTTCTGGAATTCTATTCACGATTTACTATTACATTGCAATGGCGATCGCGAAACGAAAACCAGCCAAATAGCCCTTATTTTAAGCACCAGAATCATGATGATGGTTAAATTAAATAATCCAACAATTTCTTGAATAAAATAATCTACTGAGTCCAAAGCAAACTGCAAATTTTCTGTAAGTTCTGTCTAATTGACCACCAGCGATTTGCTTTAGGATTCTCCTGATTCAAGATCAACAAGCCGTAAAATAAAACATAGAAGTTTATCGCTCAATCAATTCAATAATTCTCTCTTGGAAAGGGGCTTTGACGGTCTGTAGATCTCAGTCTCTTCAGCGTAACTTTTTCTCAACATCGTTGAAAGAAGCCGAATAACGGAGAAGGTGTGACAAAAATTCAGAAGCTTAAATTGCTCTGTTTGCTATCTCAGTTCGCTAACACAAGACAGTAATCCAAGCCCTACAGTAAGAGGAGACTTCAGGTTGCAAAAACTCAGAACAACGCTTAATTCACCCGCTTATCGTTTGATTACAACGATCGCGTATCAGAATTGGAGTTTACTCGCGATTAACCTAATCACGAATGTGCTCAGTGCTGTGCTAGAAGGAAGCACTCTAGGTGTCATCTACCTGGCTGTTTCTATCCTTTCTCAAGGACAACAGAGCCAACAACCCCAACTTCTAAAGCAATTGCTATCGGCTTTCCCTCTAACTCAATCTCAACAATTTCTCGCATTATTGGGATGTGCTGTTCTCTTGCAAATTCTACTCGCGCTCAGCGGCTACACCAATAAATTGAGTACAGCTTATCTATCAGCAAGAGCACAACCCCAAGTCACAGGACGAATTTTCGAGCAAATTATGTCCTTCAGCTTTGCGTGTGCAAGCCGCTACAAAGTGGGCGATCTAGTGATGTTTGTGAATGACGCAGCAACAACTGTGAATCGCCAGATTCAGACAGTGAATGAGCTGATTGTCAGCCTCACATTCTCCAGCGTTTATGCTTTGGTTCTGATTCAGCTATCTCCTGCTCTTGCCCTAGTCGCTGTACTATTAGCACTTGCAGTGATTGGAGTACAGCAACGATTACTTCCTCGACTGCGATCGGCTGCTTTTCGGCTCAACTCTGCTCAAGTGGAGTTGTCTAAGCATATGACAGAGGACATTCAAGCGCTTAGATTGCTGCATACGTTCGGCACTCAGCAACGTGCGATCGCAGAAACGTTCCAGTTGCTTCATAACGTGCAGACACAACTCCAGAAACGAGCCAAGGTCTTTTATCTGCCAGAGCCGATTTTCGATGTGCTACCTGTGATTTCATTGGCAGTTCTAGCTAGCCTTGCGATGACGATCAGCAGTACACCTGAAAGCATCTTACCCTTACTCCTTACCTTTTTGTTAGCCTTACAGCGATTAGCAATCCGCTTACGAGGAGTTGCTGGGGCCTTCACTCAATTTGCTGACAACAGCGCAAATCTTCAAAGACTCAGTACAATCTTAGACAGACGTGATAAGCAGTTCGTAGCAATGGAAGGCGAGAGGTTTGAGTCACTGCAAACTGACATTGACTTCAAGCAGGTTAGCCTTTCGTACACAAATGACGAAAATTTTGTGCTGCAAAATCTAAGCTTCACGATTCCTAAAAATCAAGTGACGGCACTGGTAGGACAATCGGGAGCGGGTAAATCGTCGATCGTCGATCTATTAATCGGACTCTACCAACCGAATTTGGGGAAAATTGTTGTAAATGGCAAGAGTCTGCATCACTACAACCAATCTAGTTGGCGACAACACATCGGCGTAGTTAGCCAGGATACATTCATCTTTAACAACAGCATTTTGGAGAACTTACGCTATGGAATGCTAGACGCAACCTTTGAAGAAGTGGTAGAAGTGGCTCAAGCGGCTCAGGCACATGAGTTTATTCTGAGTTTGCCGGATGGATACGAAACGGTCGTAGGTGAACGAGGCTATCGTTTATCTGGGGGACAGCGCCAACGGCTAGCACTGGCAAGGGCGCTACTTAAACAGCCTGAAATCCTCATTCTCGATGAAGCGACCAGTGCATTAGATAGCGAATCAGAGCGATTGATTCAGCGAGCATTAGCGAAGTTTCAGCAAAACCGGACTGTGATTGTGATTGCTCATCGGCTGTCTACAATCGTAGACGCAGATCAAATTCTCGTTCTAGAGCGGGGACAGCTAGTAGAAGTAGGAAACCATCGGACATTGATGAAGCAGCAGGGACGATATTCTCACTACTGGAACTTGCAAACTCAAGGGGTAGCGACCTAGTTTGCAGATCGGTTCAAAGTGTAAATTCGCATTGGCGATCACGGGTCATGCAGGCGCAAACAGCAACGGTGAGTTCCAAAAATACCTGACCCAAACAATAGTGATAGAAAGCATCGATGAAACCCAACTATGGGTTGAAGACCAGCAGGGGATCGTCTTGTGACCTACTAATTCGCAGTTAACCATTTGACTTACTCTTCCCAATGGCTCAATCATTCTCAGTACAGATTATGAATCACCAATCTGCTCACCGCTCGACTATTACTCCTGTTATAGACACAGCATCGCGACCATTATGGTCTGTAATGATCCCAACTTACAACTGCGCTCACTATCTCCGCGAAACGCTAGCGAGTGTTTTAGCGCAAGCCCCCAGCACTGACCTAATGCAGATTGCAGTGATTGATGATTGCTCTACTCAGGATGATCCTCATGCTATCGTAAAAGCCTTAGGCAAAGGGCGAGTCGAGTTTTACCAGCAACCCAAGAATGTTGGGCATATCAGGAACTTTGAAACTTGTATAGAGCGCTCCAGAGGAAAGTTGATTCACCTTTTACACGGAGATGACTTGGTGCGAGTGGACTTTTACCGCAAAATGCAAGCCGCTTTCGAGCAGCGTCCAGATGTCGGAGCTGCGTTTTGCCGCCATATCTTCATGGATAGCCGTGGGCACTGGCAAACTTTATCCAATCTAGAACAATCCGAAAGCGGCATCTTAGACCAGTGGTTAGAGCGAATCGCAACCCATCAGCGAATTCAAACGCCCTCGATCGTGGTGCGTCGAGACGTTTACGAGCATCTCGGTGGGTATGATCGTCGAATTCGCCACTGGGGCGAAGACTGGGAAATGTGGGTGAGGATTGCCGCGAATTACCCAGTTTGGTATGAGGTAGAACCCCTCGCTATCTACCGAATGCACGACTCCTCTTTGACCGGACGTTCCGTTCGCACAGGTGAAAACATTCAAGACTTTCGCCAAGCAATTCATATTGTCAAAGATTATCTACCTAAAGAGTCGGCAAATCAGCTCTTCCGAACTGCTTTAGTCCTAATTGCATTTTCTGCGTTACAAACTGCTGAGCAGTTCATTGATAAACAAGATATGACGGCGGCGATGAACCAGATTCGAGAAGCATTGCGGTGTTATTCCTCACCCAGAATGAGGATCGCTGCTTATAAAAGCATGATTCGGATATGGCAACGATCGCTTCGCTCTCGACTCGCAATGTAGTTTATGGTCACTAATTGAGTGTTATTTGGTAGTGTGTTGTGAAACCTGATTTAAGCATTATTATTTGTGCTCACAATCCTCGACGAGCCTACTTAGATAAGGTACTTGCAGCTTTATTGTCTCAGACGTTGCCTTTGGAACAATGGGAATTGCTACTGGTTGATAACCAGAGCGATAAAGTTCTATCTGAAGAGATTGATCTAAGTTGGCATCCTCTAGCGCGTCATGTTCGAGAAGACCAGTTAGGACTAACAGTGGCACGCTTGAGAGGAATTCAAGAAGCTCAGGCTGAAACGCTGGTGTTTGTCGATGATGACAATGTTCTTGATGCAGATTATCTAGAAGTTGCACTACACATCAGCAAAGATTATCCTTTTATCGGGTCCTGGGGTGGGCAAATTCGACCGGAGTTTGAGACACCGCCGCCAGACTGGACACGAGCTTACTGGGATTTGCTCGCATTGCGGCAGTTCGATCGCGATCGCTGGTCAAATGACTTCTACGGTAATCCAGCCTTACCCTGTGGTGCGGGTTTATGCGTTCGTGAGTGTGTGGCTCGAAAGTATGCTGGCGTGACTCGAAAAGAGTCTAAACGACTACAGTTAGGTCGAAAAGGAAGTTCGTTCTCTTCTTGTGAAGATTCGGATCTTGCTTTGACTGCCTGTGATATTGGTTTAGGAGCCGGAAGTTTTATTAATCTAAAACTGACGCATCTGCTACCTGCTCATCGGTTACAGGAAGATTACTTGTTGAAGCTTGTTGAAGGAATTGCTCGCTCTAGCACTATCCTTAGATTTTTAAGAGAAGGAACTTTACCAGCGCAAAAGTCGAGATCGGAAAAGTTGTTTGAAGCTTACCGACTCATGCGAATTTCCAAGCGAGATCTTCGGTTTCATCAAGCGAGAGCCAGAGGAATTGCCACTGCGCTTGAGCAGATTAGAACCTTAGAAACAACCCGCTAACTTTTCCTTTGGAGTCATTTTTCTATGCCATACGCCTTGCTTAAAGATCTGCCACCGCCGCCGCTTGGGAAGACTGGGTATCCTTGGACTGAAGAAACCCTAGGTTCAGATCAAATCAATCCTGCTGAAAATCACCCTCGAATTAGCATTATTACACCTAGCTACAACCAGGGGCAGTTTATTGAAGAGACGATTCGCTCTGTTTTGTTGCAGAACTATCCTAATTTGGAGTACATCATCGTTGATGGTGGCAGCACAGACAACACCGTAGAGATTATTCAGAAATATGAGACTCAATTAGCGTATTGGGTGAGTGAGCGAGATCGAGGTCAAACTCACGCTATTACAAAAGGGTTAAGAAGAAGCACCGGGGAGATTTGGTCTTATCTAAACAGTGACGATTTGCTGTGTCCTGGTAGTCTAGAAAAAGTTGCAGAAAGCTTCAGAAACCCGGATGTGAATTGGTTAGGAGGGGTTTCGGAGATTTTTGATGAAACGGATCTCAAAGGGTATGTCGAACCACAGCGCCCATTGAACCGCCGAGATTATCTCACGCCGTGGCAGCGCGAAATTCAGTACGTCTTTCCTTGTTCAAATGTCTGCTTTATGCGACGACATCTACTTGAGCAATGTGGGGATTTTGATGAAAGCTACGACTATGGAATGGATATCGAATACTATGTGCGAGTCGTTTTCCAAACCGGGATCGAGCCGCAATTGATCCCTGATATTCTAGGTCGTTGGCGATGGCATCCACAGAGCAAAACATTGAAGCAAGGAATTGCGTATGGATTTCGAGAAGATGAAGTGCGGATGGCGCTTCAATATCTTCAGTGTTTAGACGAGCGCGATCGCCAAACGATCAAGCGCGAGATTCAAGAGCAGCAGAAGTGGCTTGCCGTTCGCAAAGCTGGATTTTATCAAAACCAAGGCAAGTCTGAATTAGCCTGGAGAGAACTCACATCACAGGTTGGGCTATCCGCTGCATTATCTGGATTCCGTCCCTGGTATGGCACAGCCCGGCGATTACTTTTGGCATAGATTCAATCGCGCTCTCAGTGTTGTTATAGGTGAATAAAAATGTCGATTGGTGGTTTGGTTCTGCAACTTCAACAAAAGTATCAACACGGCTTACCTACGGCTTACTACCGAGATGTGGTTCGACACCGCATTTTGAGTACTCAGCCGATATCTGGAACAACAGATCTGACTTGCGAAATCCATGTTTTAACTTCTAACTCAGATTGGCTAAACTTAGTTTGGGCGCTCAAGTCTTTTTATCAGTATTCTCAGCGAAAATATGCACTTTGCATTCATG
This window harbors:
- a CDS encoding glycosyltransferase; amino-acid sequence: MPYALLKDLPPPPLGKTGYPWTEETLGSDQINPAENHPRISIITPSYNQGQFIEETIRSVLLQNYPNLEYIIVDGGSTDNTVEIIQKYETQLAYWVSERDRGQTHAITKGLRRSTGEIWSYLNSDDLLCPGSLEKVAESFRNPDVNWLGGVSEIFDETDLKGYVEPQRPLNRRDYLTPWQREIQYVFPCSNVCFMRRHLLEQCGDFDESYDYGMDIEYYVRVVFQTGIEPQLIPDILGRWRWHPQSKTLKQGIAYGFREDEVRMALQYLQCLDERDRQTIKREIQEQQKWLAVRKAGFYQNQGKSELAWRELTSQVGLSAALSGFRPWYGTARRLLLA
- a CDS encoding ABC transporter ATP-binding protein/permease, which produces MQKLRTTLNSPAYRLITTIAYQNWSLLAINLITNVLSAVLEGSTLGVIYLAVSILSQGQQSQQPQLLKQLLSAFPLTQSQQFLALLGCAVLLQILLALSGYTNKLSTAYLSARAQPQVTGRIFEQIMSFSFACASRYKVGDLVMFVNDAATTVNRQIQTVNELIVSLTFSSVYALVLIQLSPALALVAVLLALAVIGVQQRLLPRLRSAAFRLNSAQVELSKHMTEDIQALRLLHTFGTQQRAIAETFQLLHNVQTQLQKRAKVFYLPEPIFDVLPVISLAVLASLAMTISSTPESILPLLLTFLLALQRLAIRLRGVAGAFTQFADNSANLQRLSTILDRRDKQFVAMEGERFESLQTDIDFKQVSLSYTNDENFVLQNLSFTIPKNQVTALVGQSGAGKSSIVDLLIGLYQPNLGKIVVNGKSLHHYNQSSWRQHIGVVSQDTFIFNNSILENLRYGMLDATFEEVVEVAQAAQAHEFILSLPDGYETVVGERGYRLSGGQRQRLALARALLKQPEILILDEATSALDSESERLIQRALAKFQQNRTVIVIAHRLSTIVDADQILVLERGQLVEVGNHRTLMKQQGRYSHYWNLQTQGVAT
- a CDS encoding glycosyltransferase, with the translated sequence MNHQSAHRSTITPVIDTASRPLWSVMIPTYNCAHYLRETLASVLAQAPSTDLMQIAVIDDCSTQDDPHAIVKALGKGRVEFYQQPKNVGHIRNFETCIERSRGKLIHLLHGDDLVRVDFYRKMQAAFEQRPDVGAAFCRHIFMDSRGHWQTLSNLEQSESGILDQWLERIATHQRIQTPSIVVRRDVYEHLGGYDRRIRHWGEDWEMWVRIAANYPVWYEVEPLAIYRMHDSSLTGRSVRTGENIQDFRQAIHIVKDYLPKESANQLFRTALVLIAFSALQTAEQFIDKQDMTAAMNQIREALRCYSSPRMRIAAYKSMIRIWQRSLRSRLAM
- a CDS encoding glycosyltransferase family 2 protein; this translates as MKPDLSIIICAHNPRRAYLDKVLAALLSQTLPLEQWELLLVDNQSDKVLSEEIDLSWHPLARHVREDQLGLTVARLRGIQEAQAETLVFVDDDNVLDADYLEVALHISKDYPFIGSWGGQIRPEFETPPPDWTRAYWDLLALRQFDRDRWSNDFYGNPALPCGAGLCVRECVARKYAGVTRKESKRLQLGRKGSSFSSCEDSDLALTACDIGLGAGSFINLKLTHLLPAHRLQEDYLLKLVEGIARSSTILRFLREGTLPAQKSRSEKLFEAYRLMRISKRDLRFHQARARGIATALEQIRTLETTR